The following are encoded together in the Hemicordylus capensis ecotype Gifberg chromosome 4, rHemCap1.1.pri, whole genome shotgun sequence genome:
- the ZNF281 gene encoding zinc finger protein 281 codes for MKLGSGFLGGGSSSSSSSSSSKRAAMEPTFPPSMVMFNHRLPPVTSFTRPAAPPQHCGLPSASVASSASSSSSSSSSSTATTATAAETPAPPPPPPPPHPQGMTFKKEPAGSFPLSASSSSSSSQRSHWGFFQSLVNIKQEKPSDQEEEEQQHHHHHHHHLHHYGGLFGIAGEERQPTLGGGGGVEGASQSVIQDLSLFHHLHHHPHRGELLLGIRSGGEVGPASSDESKHDTQARKMKRPKSESQGNKAKRKPSSSSKPLVAGDGEAAMLSPSQKPHVCEHCSASFRSSYHLRRHVLIHTGERPFQCSQCNMGFIQKYLLQRHEKIHSREKPFGCDQCSMKFIQKYHMERHKRTHSGEKPYKCETCQQYFSRTDRLLKHRRTCGEAIGKAGAGMDPGPSNHSMGSLSMLSQGNTGSSRRKSKAKCISTENKEHKSSHKVSESQIASNMTLQNYAVEIPIVSSSGGLIGTGIEELQKKVPKLVFKKGSRKGADKSYLNFVSPLPDLLGQKQLSGKPTGSLGIVANTSIDALGPLQAAGGKPGQINSNYDDAMQFSKKRRYLQTASSNSAFSINVGHMASQPSVIQSAGVSVMDNETPLSLIDSSSLNADIKSCHDKSSIPDEVLQSLLEQYSHKSEGQKEDPFSITEQRVDLHASGEHTEMVQEENLSPSSQTASNDKASMLQEYSKYLQQAFERTTNSTGFAFGPSFQFVSLSSGLHNHTLFQDKQIYTTSPLECGFSQSVTSVLPSALPKPPFGMLLGSQPGFYLSALEATHQQLTPSQELDDLIDSQKNIDTSSSYQSTPQKLNSQKEQKSLESSTSFPIPSQELANQIDPQKDLEHRATYQIETFAQAFGSQFKTGSRVPMTFIANSNGEVDHRVRTSVSDFSGYTNIMSDVSEPCNTRVKTPTSQSYR; via the exons ATGAAACTCGGCAGTGGTTTcctgggcggcggcagcagcagcagcagcagcagcagctcctccaagaggGCGGCGATGGAGCCCACCTTCCCCCCCAGCATGGTCATGTTCAACCACCGCCTGCCGCCCGTCACCAGCTTCACCCGGCCGGCCGCACCCCCCCAGCATTGTGGGCTGCCTTCGGCCTCCGTCGcatcctccgcctcctcctcctcctcctcttcgtcTTCTTCCACCGCCACGACTGCAACGGCTGCCGAGACCcctgccccgccgccgcctcctcctccccctcaccCTCAGGGCATGACTTTCAAGAAAGAACCGGCGGGGAGTTTCCCTCTcagcgcctcctcctcctcctcttcctctcagaGGAGTCACTGGGGCTTCTTCCAATCCCTAGTCAATATAAAGCAGGAGAAGCCCAGCgaccaggaggaagaggagcagcagcaccatcaccatcaccaccaccatctccaCCACTATGGAGGCCTATTTGGGatagctggggaggagaggcagcccaCTCTTGGTGGCGGTGGAGGCGTGGAAGGGGCCAGCCAGAGTGTGATCCAAGACCTCAGCCTTTTCCACCACTTGCACCATCATCCCCACAGAGGAGAGTTGCTGCTGGGCATCAGAAGTGGTGGCGAGGTGGGTCCTGCCAGCTCGGATGAGTCTAAGCATGACACCCAGGCCAGGAAGATGAAGAGGCCAAAGTCGGAATCTCAGGGAAACAAAGCCAAGAGGAAGCCGAGCAGTTCGTCCAAGCCCCTTGTGGCAGGAGATGGAGAAGCTGCCATGCTTTCCCCTAGCCAGAAACCTCATGTCTGTGAACACTGCAGTGCTTCCTTCAGGAGCTCGTATCATCTGCGTAGGCATGTGCTCATCCACACTGGTGAGAGGCCTTTCCAGTGTAGCCAGTGCAACATGGGTTTCATCCAGAAGTATTTGTTACAGAGACATGAAAAGATCCACAGCAGGGAGAAGCCGTTTGGGTGTGACCAGTGCAGTATGAAGTTCATCCAGAAGTACCATATGGAGAGACACAAGAGGACGCACAGTGGAGAAAAGCCATACAAATGTGAAACCTGTCAGCAGTATTTTTCCAGGACTGATAGACTGTTGAAGCACAGACGTACTTGTGGAGAAGCCATAGGGAAAGCAGGTGCTGGAATGGATCCTGGGCCATCAAACCATAGCATGGGCAGTTTGTCTATGTTGTCTCAGGGAAATACAGGTTCGTCGAggagaaaaagcaaagcaaaatgtaTATCCACTGAAAACAAAGAACACAAGTCTAGTCATAAAGTATCTGAGTCTCAAATTGCATCTAATATGACCTTGCAGAATTATGCGGTGGAGATTCCTATAGTGTCTTCCAGTGGTGGCTTAATTGGCACTGGGATAGAGGAACTGcagaaaaaggtgccaaaattAGTCTTTAAAAAAGGAAGCAGGAAAGGTGCAGACAAGAGTTACCTTAACTTTGTGTCACCATTACCGGACCTCCTTGGTCAAAAACAATTGTCTGGAAAACCAACTGGCTCTCTTGGCATAGTTGCAAACACCAGTATTGATGCTCTTGGCCCTCTCCAAGCTGCAGGTGGTAAACCAGGTCAAATAAATAGCAATTATGATGATGCCATGcaattttcaaagaaaagaaGATATTTGCAAACTGCCAGCAGTAACAGTGCCTTTTCTATAAATGTTGGGCATATGGCCTCCCAACCGTCTGTTATTCAGTCTGCAGGTGTAAGTGTTATGGACAATGAAACCCCATTATCTCTTATCGACTCGTCATCTCTGAATGCTGACATCAAATCTTGTCACGACAAGTCTAGCATTCCTGATGAAGTCTTGCAAAGTCTTCTAGAGCAGTACTCTCACAAATCAGAGGGCCAGAAAGAGGATCCCTTCAGCATAACTGAACAGCGTGTGGACTTGCATGCCTCAGGAGAACATACAGAGATGGTTCAAGAAGAGAACCTGAGTCCCAGCTCTCAAACAGCTTCAAATGACAAAGCAAGCATGTTGCAAGAATACTCTAAATACCTCCAACAGGCTTTTGAAAGAACAACCAATAGCACTGGTTTTGCTTTTGGACCCAGCTTCCAGTTTGTAAGTTTGTCTTCAGGCCTTCATAACCATACCTTATTTCAAGACAAACAAATATACACTACATCTCCACTTGAGTGTGGTTTCAGCCAATCTGTTACCTCAGTGTTGCCATCTGCATTGCCAAAGCCTCCTTTTGGGATGTTGCTTGGATCTCAGCCGGGTTTTTATTTATCTGCTTTGGAGGCAACACATCAACAGTTGACTCCTTCACAAGAACTAGATGATCTGATAGACTCTCAGAAAAACATTGACACTTCATCAAGCTATCAGTCAACACCTCAGAAACTGAATAGCCAGAAGGAACAAAAAAGTCTGGAATCTTCAACAAGCTTTCCAATTCCATCTCAGGAGCTAGCTAACCAGATAGATCCTCAGAAGGATCTAGAGCATAGAGCAACATACCAGATAGAGACCTTTGCACAAGCATTTGGTTCTCAGTTTAAGACGGGCAGCAGGGTGCCAATGACTTTTATTGCTAACTCTAATGGGGAAGTGGACCATAGAGTAAGGACTTCAGTATCAGATTTCTCAgggtatacaaatataatgtcTGATGTAAGTGAGCCATGTAATACAAGAGTAAAGACCCCAACTAGCCAAAGTTATAG ATGA